Proteins from a genomic interval of Collinsella sp. zg1085:
- the recG gene encoding ATP-dependent DNA helicase RecG — protein MQTACSLTPASERIQSARVPGQAIERLRFVNESRSLAFSRLGIHTVMDLLLHIPRRYLDFTHAYCIEDAPLGQLCSIVATIDRIQEKRPRPKMHITEVFLVDETGVLQCAFFKQPWLAKQLKVGDRLAVMGKLEFAFGFKQMSAPHMERLDAEAQTGSILPVHPATEGISPAWMRRIMAGALECLSGCPDPIPAKLRARLHIPSRSRALRAIHFPVHQGDAHRARRRLAYDEVLFLQLALRLRNDVNLLQVRATGHVMGTHVQNLKAALPFSFSEEQQIAVAEICADMQNPAHVMNRLLLGDVGTGKTAVACMALALVADTGTQAAVMAPTGVLAQQYATSIGTLLDKVGITWALLTGATPLPERRDIIERAQQGKITVLMGTHAILQDDVQFARLSLVVIDEQHRFGVNQRAQLRQKGIGADLLVMTATPIPRTLALSVYGDLDTSIIKHRPMPGAGVKTQVLTDENRDIAYGALRDTIEAGQQAYVICPLVSPKDTQDDLDDVPFVERDDRGAPTRATYLKAVTTEVDHIRQVFPHARVAMLHGRMNEAEKQQVLFDMQAHKFDILVSTTVVEVGVDIPNATLMIIEHGERFGLATLHQLRGRVGRGSISGTCYVISSAGKQRARRSPALDRLKALEASADGFELAERDLRLRHEGEILGLRQSGGVTLRFIDLGSDADIIEAAHQDAQDLLAVSPTLECRETLPLRHELVDRFGSVFVEASGA, from the coding sequence GTGCAAACCGCTTGTAGCCTAACCCCTGCTTCTGAGCGCATCCAAAGCGCTCGGGTGCCAGGACAGGCTATCGAGCGTTTACGCTTTGTGAATGAAAGTCGCAGCTTAGCCTTTTCGCGACTGGGAATTCACACGGTCATGGACTTGCTCCTTCATATTCCACGGCGCTACCTAGACTTTACGCACGCCTATTGCATTGAGGACGCGCCTTTAGGGCAGCTGTGTAGCATCGTGGCAACAATTGATCGCATACAAGAAAAGCGGCCGCGCCCCAAGATGCATATTACTGAGGTGTTTTTGGTTGATGAAACAGGTGTTTTGCAGTGCGCCTTTTTTAAGCAACCATGGTTGGCAAAGCAGCTTAAGGTAGGCGATCGCCTTGCTGTGATGGGGAAGCTTGAATTTGCTTTTGGTTTTAAGCAGATGAGCGCCCCTCATATGGAACGACTTGATGCTGAGGCTCAAACTGGCTCAATCTTGCCGGTTCATCCAGCAACCGAGGGCATTTCACCAGCATGGATGCGGCGCATTATGGCAGGTGCCCTTGAATGTCTATCAGGGTGTCCAGACCCAATACCAGCTAAACTTCGCGCGCGCCTGCATATACCCTCACGCTCACGAGCTTTGCGCGCTATTCATTTTCCGGTGCATCAAGGAGATGCCCATCGAGCTCGGCGTCGTCTTGCCTACGATGAAGTGCTTTTTTTGCAACTTGCGCTTCGTTTGCGCAACGATGTCAACCTGTTGCAAGTAAGAGCAACTGGGCATGTGATGGGCACGCACGTTCAAAACCTAAAAGCAGCACTGCCATTTAGCTTTTCTGAAGAACAACAGATAGCTGTTGCGGAGATATGTGCTGATATGCAAAACCCCGCCCACGTAATGAATCGTCTGTTATTGGGTGATGTGGGCACCGGAAAAACTGCTGTTGCCTGTATGGCGCTGGCGCTGGTTGCAGACACCGGCACTCAAGCTGCTGTAATGGCGCCAACGGGGGTATTGGCACAGCAATATGCAACAAGTATTGGCACACTCCTTGATAAGGTGGGTATTACTTGGGCGCTGCTCACGGGAGCTACGCCTTTGCCTGAGCGCCGCGATATTATTGAGCGCGCACAACAAGGCAAGATTACGGTGCTTATGGGCACTCATGCTATTCTTCAAGATGATGTTCAATTTGCACGTTTAAGTCTTGTGGTAATTGATGAACAGCATCGTTTTGGGGTTAATCAGCGCGCACAGCTACGTCAAAAAGGAATAGGTGCTGACCTGCTGGTTATGACAGCTACCCCAATTCCGAGAACACTTGCGCTATCGGTGTACGGCGATCTTGATACGAGTATCATCAAGCACCGCCCGATGCCCGGAGCAGGAGTGAAAACACAAGTATTGACTGATGAAAACCGTGATATTGCCTACGGTGCTCTGCGCGATACCATTGAAGCTGGGCAGCAAGCATATGTTATCTGCCCTTTGGTGAGTCCTAAAGACACGCAAGACGACCTTGATGACGTGCCATTTGTGGAGCGCGATGACAGAGGAGCTCCTACCCGCGCTACATATCTTAAGGCGGTAACTACCGAAGTTGACCATATTCGGCAGGTGTTTCCTCATGCGCGCGTAGCCATGCTGCATGGACGCATGAATGAGGCTGAAAAGCAACAGGTACTCTTTGATATGCAGGCGCATAAGTTTGATATTTTGGTCTCAACAACCGTTGTTGAAGTGGGTGTTGATATACCAAACGCTACGCTCATGATTATTGAGCACGGTGAGCGTTTTGGTTTGGCAACGCTGCACCAGCTTCGAGGACGCGTGGGGCGTGGGTCTATATCTGGTACTTGTTATGTTATTTCAAGCGCAGGCAAGCAACGCGCACGGCGCTCACCGGCACTCGACCGCTTAAAGGCGCTTGAGGCAAGCGCTGATGGCTTTGAGCTTGCTGAGCGCGACTTACGGCTTCGTCATGAGGGTGAGATTTTAGGGCTCCGGCAAAGCGGGGGTGTTACTTTGCGTTTTATAGATTTAGGTTCAGACGCGGATATTATTGAAGCCGCGCATCAAGATGCTCAGGACTTATTGGCTGTATCACCTACCCTTGAATGTAGGGAGACCTTGCCCTTACGTCATGAGCTTGTTGATAGGTTTGGCTCTGTTTTTGTTGAAGCGAGTGGAGCATGA
- the smc gene encoding chromosome segregation protein SMC, whose product MFLKSLTLKGFKSFADRAHMSFEEGLTVIVGPNGSGKSNISDAILWVLGEQSAKQLRGQAMEDVIFSGSSARKPVGVAEVTLVLDNADRTLPVDFHEVAITRRMYRSGESEYLINASPCRLMDIQDILHDSGLGKDTHSIISQGKLDAILQSRPEERRALIEEAAGISKHKRRKERAQKKISSMDAHLTRARDINRELTRQLRPLERQVDRARKYQDLTKRAHELTQILAVDELRRLQSHWKKLEQQGTEADAALELATYRHAEKERELEKLQVMLEEKGLFVGDLGEQRRHMQDVVGRIGSDMRLLEEKGRNMVRQLSEMRSTLSGSEHQYRRVQEELQAAQKELDEVRGARQAAEAAVQDAGPAARELHNKRTSLEQGIADMQREVRGLEREIDDASLQLARLRETLSNAELEDSMFASRIEQIEEQSEQVHAALSARRDYVVELEAKLTDAKTADVEAKAAYQTAQAALVARRAAERAAADKLSELELELNNLRRLDDQHLQGSEMLDTISSQHPDYVSARFADVFEAPADIEKLVEKILGSDMNARVVSDANTFSVLVPELEAQELSGAATLVTAQTNHDDASAPFGTRLIDMLSITPGYEGALRNMLGHYYVVDSVNQVLGSSSPAGVMYVTRAGTCISHTQVLRLGAQASVHEGTLERKRRIRELADVHPDVSVLHEQAQKQVLDAERALEDASQAKDDARQSIAQLDGELASARSEIGRMEHELSRAQAEMHTLRERRHQAAEKVQAAQPKLDELSTKREAAREHVAELRAASQNAADELEQLRIQDSEATEQLAEAKIRLASATERERNLAKQVPELEHRLERLNHKIHATQQSARSLEVLRLRIDPLHSRYDALLERAHDWAARLRDQASMAEAGTSSLRETIEHAKAEVATAKTAVDDARASLNELQVARGKLEVQVENALASVTAEGGVLEEALMLPAPDDPAACRRELEDIARQINNLGPVNQVAFQEYEELKERSTYVEAQLQDLERARNSLTKIIHAIDRKMKNQFLLTFAEVNKNFCEVFSMLFPGGQARLEMTDPEHPATTGIEVVAQPRGKRIAKMMLMSGGEKSLTALALLFAVYRTRTVPFYVLDEVEAALDDANLSKLIGALDTLRSSTQLLVISHQRRTMEDADVLYGVSMQADGVSRVVSQRLDRSSGKVVNV is encoded by the coding sequence ATGTTTCTTAAATCGCTGACGCTTAAAGGTTTTAAGTCATTTGCTGACCGTGCTCATATGAGTTTTGAAGAGGGTTTAACGGTTATTGTTGGACCAAATGGGTCTGGCAAATCAAATATATCTGATGCAATTTTATGGGTGTTGGGCGAGCAGAGCGCCAAGCAACTGCGTGGTCAGGCTATGGAAGACGTGATTTTTTCAGGCTCTTCTGCACGTAAGCCGGTGGGAGTTGCTGAGGTAACTCTGGTGCTTGATAACGCGGATAGAACGCTTCCGGTTGACTTTCATGAGGTGGCTATAACGCGGCGCATGTATCGCTCAGGTGAGAGCGAGTATCTTATTAACGCAAGCCCTTGCCGCCTGATGGACATTCAGGATATTTTGCACGACTCCGGTCTTGGTAAAGATACACACTCCATCATTTCTCAGGGCAAGCTCGATGCAATTTTGCAAAGTCGCCCTGAAGAACGTCGCGCTCTTATAGAAGAAGCGGCTGGTATTTCTAAACATAAACGCCGCAAGGAGCGTGCGCAAAAAAAGATTTCGTCTATGGATGCCCACCTCACGCGGGCACGTGATATTAACCGTGAGCTCACACGTCAGCTTCGCCCGCTTGAGCGTCAAGTTGACCGTGCGCGCAAGTATCAAGACTTAACCAAACGAGCTCATGAGCTCACTCAAATCTTGGCAGTTGATGAGCTACGGCGCTTGCAGAGTCACTGGAAAAAACTTGAGCAGCAAGGCACTGAGGCTGATGCAGCGCTTGAGTTGGCGACATACCGTCATGCCGAAAAAGAGCGCGAGCTTGAAAAACTTCAGGTTATGCTTGAGGAAAAGGGTCTCTTTGTTGGAGATTTAGGCGAACAGCGCCGGCACATGCAAGATGTGGTGGGACGCATTGGCTCAGACATGCGCTTACTTGAAGAAAAAGGGCGCAACATGGTGCGCCAGCTTTCTGAGATGAGAAGTACCCTTTCAGGGTCAGAGCATCAGTATCGTCGCGTACAGGAAGAGCTGCAAGCCGCGCAGAAAGAGCTTGATGAGGTACGTGGCGCCCGGCAGGCAGCAGAGGCTGCCGTACAAGATGCAGGCCCTGCTGCCCGTGAGCTGCATAACAAACGAACCTCACTTGAACAAGGTATCGCTGATATGCAACGTGAGGTTCGAGGTCTTGAGCGCGAAATCGACGATGCTTCGCTTCAGCTTGCACGCCTGCGCGAAACGCTTTCAAATGCAGAACTTGAAGACTCCATGTTTGCCTCGCGTATAGAACAAATTGAGGAACAGTCTGAACAGGTGCATGCAGCGCTTTCAGCTCGACGAGACTACGTGGTAGAGCTTGAGGCAAAGCTGACTGATGCAAAGACGGCGGATGTTGAAGCAAAGGCCGCCTATCAAACTGCTCAAGCTGCACTTGTAGCTAGGCGAGCTGCCGAGCGTGCTGCAGCAGATAAATTATCTGAACTTGAGCTAGAGCTTAATAATTTGCGTCGTCTTGATGACCAGCATCTTCAAGGGTCTGAAATGCTGGATACCATCAGCTCGCAGCACCCCGATTATGTGAGTGCACGTTTTGCTGATGTGTTTGAGGCACCTGCCGATATTGAAAAGCTTGTTGAAAAGATATTGGGTTCAGATATGAACGCCCGTGTGGTGTCAGATGCTAACACCTTCTCGGTACTGGTTCCTGAACTTGAAGCGCAGGAGCTCTCTGGTGCAGCAACCCTTGTTACAGCGCAAACAAATCATGATGATGCTTCGGCACCATTTGGCACCCGCCTGATTGATATGTTGAGCATTACCCCTGGTTATGAGGGTGCCCTGCGTAATATGTTGGGTCATTATTATGTGGTTGATAGTGTCAATCAGGTTTTAGGCAGTTCGTCTCCAGCAGGTGTCATGTATGTCACACGCGCGGGAACTTGTATTTCTCATACACAGGTACTTCGTTTGGGAGCTCAGGCCTCTGTTCATGAAGGCACCCTTGAGCGCAAGCGTCGTATTCGTGAGTTGGCAGATGTACACCCTGATGTATCCGTGTTACATGAACAGGCGCAAAAACAGGTACTTGATGCCGAGCGCGCCCTTGAAGATGCGTCACAAGCAAAAGATGATGCTCGCCAAAGCATTGCTCAGCTCGATGGTGAGCTTGCGTCTGCCCGCTCAGAAATTGGACGCATGGAACATGAGCTTTCTCGTGCTCAAGCTGAGATGCATACCTTGCGTGAACGTCGTCATCAAGCGGCAGAAAAAGTTCAAGCAGCGCAGCCTAAGCTCGATGAATTGAGTACCAAGCGAGAAGCAGCGCGTGAGCACGTAGCAGAGCTTCGTGCAGCCTCGCAAAACGCCGCTGATGAACTTGAACAATTGCGAATACAAGATAGTGAAGCAACAGAACAGCTTGCAGAAGCAAAAATAAGACTTGCGTCAGCAACTGAACGTGAGCGCAATTTAGCAAAGCAAGTCCCAGAACTTGAACATCGCTTAGAGCGTCTGAACCACAAGATTCATGCAACACAGCAATCGGCGCGTTCGCTTGAGGTACTGCGCCTGCGTATAGACCCTCTGCACAGCCGCTATGACGCACTCCTTGAGAGAGCGCATGACTGGGCAGCGCGTTTGCGCGATCAGGCATCTATGGCAGAGGCAGGTACGAGTAGTTTACGAGAGACCATTGAGCATGCTAAGGCCGAGGTAGCAACAGCAAAGACTGCTGTTGATGATGCGCGTGCATCACTCAATGAGCTTCAGGTTGCGCGTGGTAAGCTTGAGGTTCAGGTTGAAAATGCGCTTGCATCAGTAACGGCAGAGGGCGGTGTTCTTGAAGAAGCGCTTATGCTGCCTGCTCCTGATGACCCCGCGGCTTGTCGGCGTGAACTAGAAGATATTGCCCGCCAAATCAACAATTTAGGCCCAGTTAATCAGGTGGCTTTTCAGGAATATGAGGAGCTTAAAGAGCGCTCAACATATGTTGAGGCGCAGCTTCAAGATTTGGAGCGCGCGCGTAACTCGCTTACCAAGATTATTCATGCCATTGACCGCAAAATGAAAAATCAATTCTTGCTAACCTTTGCTGAGGTTAATAAGAATTTCTGCGAAGTTTTTAGCATGTTATTTCCGGGTGGTCAGGCGCGCCTTGAAATGACTGACCCTGAGCACCCGGCAACAACAGGCATTGAGGTGGTGGCTCAACCTCGTGGTAAGCGCATTGCCAAGATGATGCTCATGAGCGGCGGTGAAAAGTCTCTCACCGCGCTTGCCCTTCTTTTTGCGGTATATCGCACGCGAACGGTACCGTTTTATGTATTAGATGAGGTTGAGGCGGCTCTTGATGATGCAAATTTGAGCAAGCTTATTGGTGCGCTAGATACCTTGCGCAGCTCAACGCAGCTGCTGGTAATTAGTCACCAGAGGCGCACTATGGAAGATGCCGATGTCCTCTACGGCGTTTCTATGCAAGCAGACGGCGTGAGCCGTGTGGTAAGTCAGCGCCTTGATCGCAGCTCCGGAAAGGTCGTGAATGTCTAA
- the rnc gene encoding ribonuclease III, with protein MSPAEKLARAETICAYSFKQKSLLRQALTHPSAVGDQATGQSYERLEFLGDSILGSVVAAALYEAYPSFDEGKLTRLKVSLVSGMTLSEVGEEQGITECIFLGASELGTGSRGMHSALENVYEALVGALYLDGGIEAAESFIMRTLRPHLAADRAERPENPKSYLLERVQADRLGLLTYKMVDVSGPPHQPRFTAVALLDGARQGKGTGSSKKEAEAAAALDALERLGYTTQGVILKRKLG; from the coding sequence TTGTCTCCTGCCGAAAAACTCGCCCGCGCTGAAACAATCTGTGCATATAGCTTTAAGCAAAAAAGTCTATTGCGCCAAGCTCTTACTCACCCTTCAGCGGTTGGGGATCAAGCAACGGGGCAATCCTATGAACGCCTTGAGTTTTTAGGCGATTCAATTTTGGGCTCTGTGGTTGCAGCGGCATTGTATGAAGCATATCCCAGTTTTGACGAAGGAAAGCTTACCCGGCTTAAGGTGTCGCTTGTCTCTGGGATGACCTTGTCTGAGGTGGGCGAGGAGCAGGGTATTACTGAGTGCATTTTTTTGGGAGCATCAGAGCTTGGTACCGGGTCGCGCGGTATGCATTCTGCCCTTGAAAATGTATATGAAGCGCTGGTAGGGGCGCTATACTTAGACGGTGGAATAGAGGCAGCAGAGAGTTTTATTATGCGAACGCTGCGCCCGCATCTTGCGGCTGATAGAGCTGAGCGACCTGAAAACCCCAAGTCTTATTTGCTTGAGCGTGTACAGGCAGATCGCTTAGGGCTCCTTACATATAAGATGGTTGATGTATCAGGTCCACCGCATCAACCTCGCTTTACAGCAGTGGCACTGCTTGATGGCGCACGGCAGGGCAAGGGGACGGGCTCTTCAAAGAAAGAGGCGGAGGCTGCGGCGGCCTTAGATGCGCTTGAGCGTTTGGGCTATACCACTCAAGGCGTCATCCTCAAACGAAAGCTTGGGTAG
- a CDS encoding DUF177 domain-containing protein encodes MAMPSVIIDLTAQLENPGEAQSFTGDVSLDSYTIGERTLVLAQGLSYDLVLTNAGNGILLSGLVRAQAQTSCDRCLDEAFLDIAAEIEEFYLFEEQDVRDDDEDGFELFPQDRILDVSLPLLDALIMETPFVVLCSNDCAGLCPHCGINLNKESCSCELDRRAESRDNPFAALKDLHFEKES; translated from the coding sequence ATGGCCATGCCCTCTGTCATTATTGATTTAACCGCTCAGCTAGAAAACCCTGGTGAGGCACAGTCGTTTACGGGGGATGTCTCGCTTGATTCCTACACCATAGGTGAGCGAACACTGGTGCTTGCGCAAGGACTTAGCTATGACCTCGTACTCACCAATGCCGGTAACGGTATCCTCCTGAGCGGTTTAGTGCGCGCTCAAGCTCAAACCTCATGTGACCGCTGTTTAGATGAGGCCTTCCTAGATATTGCCGCAGAGATTGAAGAGTTCTATCTCTTTGAAGAACAAGATGTGCGCGATGATGATGAAGATGGTTTTGAGCTCTTTCCGCAAGACCGCATCTTGGATGTCTCGCTTCCTTTGCTCGATGCGTTGATTATGGAAACTCCCTTCGTTGTCTTGTGTAGTAACGATTGCGCAGGTCTATGCCCCCACTGCGGTATAAATCTCAATAAAGAAAGCTGCTCGTGCGAGCTGGATAGGCGCGCCGAGAGCCGTGATAATCCCTTTGCGGCGCTCAAAGATTTGCATTTTGAAAAGGAGTCGTAA
- the plsX gene encoding phosphate acyltransferase PlsX, protein MNTQAPVRLVVDAMGGDEEPQVVLAGIAAALEADSQLTVLVAGPESVILPFCEAHERAEALVAPDTIDMEDDPIQAVLTKRKSSIVVGCRAIKQGRAAGIFSAGSTGACVAAGTAYITPFKVLENNRKQPIRPCIISAIPTQAGGLTVFCDLGANPDAEPVDVVRFAKMGCAYAKVVLGIEQPRVALLSNGTEDHKGSQSSLACFEVCKYEVPNFVGNAEATDLTNGRVDVVVADGFVGNIALKATEGAAKLLLHELKAAFNSSLLTKLAGLLMRRKLRAVKDMLSGDVRGGAMLVGLKGVMLIGHGATSATAVKNGTLACASAIRAGLVQKVAHSIDEIVE, encoded by the coding sequence ATGAATACTCAAGCTCCCGTACGACTTGTTGTTGATGCTATGGGCGGCGACGAAGAACCGCAAGTTGTTTTAGCGGGAATTGCCGCGGCCTTAGAAGCAGATTCACAGCTTACTGTGTTGGTAGCAGGGCCAGAGTCAGTAATCCTTCCATTTTGTGAGGCGCATGAGCGCGCAGAAGCCTTGGTGGCGCCTGATACCATTGATATGGAAGATGACCCCATTCAAGCGGTGCTCACTAAGCGAAAAAGCTCTATTGTTGTAGGCTGCCGCGCTATTAAGCAAGGCAGAGCTGCTGGTATTTTTTCTGCGGGTTCAACGGGGGCTTGTGTGGCTGCTGGAACGGCCTACATCACTCCGTTTAAGGTGTTAGAAAACAATCGTAAACAGCCTATTCGTCCTTGCATTATATCGGCTATACCTACGCAAGCCGGAGGTTTAACTGTTTTTTGTGACCTCGGTGCAAATCCTGATGCTGAGCCGGTTGACGTGGTTCGTTTTGCCAAGATGGGTTGCGCCTATGCAAAGGTGGTGCTTGGTATTGAGCAGCCGCGTGTGGCACTGCTTTCAAATGGTACTGAAGACCATAAGGGCAGTCAGTCTAGCTTGGCATGCTTTGAGGTATGTAAATATGAAGTTCCTAATTTTGTTGGAAACGCTGAGGCTACCGATTTAACCAATGGTCGGGTTGATGTGGTGGTAGCTGATGGCTTTGTGGGCAATATTGCACTTAAAGCAACTGAGGGTGCAGCAAAACTTTTGCTGCACGAGCTAAAAGCAGCCTTTAACTCATCCTTACTCACTAAATTAGCTGGTCTTTTAATGCGGCGCAAACTTCGCGCTGTTAAAGATATGCTCTCTGGCGATGTACGTGGTGGAGCTATGCTTGTGGGTCTTAAGGGTGTCATGCTTATAGGTCATGGGGCAACCTCAGCAACCGCCGTTAAAAACGGAACCCTTGCCTGTGCGTCTGCAATTCGTGCGGGGCTTGTCCAAAAGGTGGCTCATTCTATCGATGAGATTGTTGAGTAG
- a CDS encoding ATPase, translated as MPSENLPGERIESLVDELEGIIAEAKPPFGKGAQFKVIETDVFYNILDEIRMKYPEEWQKSRRILKERDELLASAAAQADSIIADAQQQALTIAGEQEIVRLAQQQADDIRDRAQQYERETRYAAEDYAEQVFTHLEENLKSLTGTVARCRQQLNEGANRQQNGAW; from the coding sequence ATGCCAAGCGAGAATCTTCCGGGCGAGCGGATTGAGAGTTTGGTCGATGAGCTCGAGGGTATCATCGCTGAGGCCAAGCCACCGTTCGGTAAAGGTGCACAGTTCAAAGTCATCGAGACCGATGTCTTCTATAACATTTTAGATGAGATACGCATGAAGTATCCTGAGGAGTGGCAAAAGTCCCGCCGTATCTTGAAAGAGCGTGACGAGCTTTTGGCTTCTGCAGCAGCTCAGGCAGATTCTATTATTGCAGATGCCCAGCAGCAGGCGCTTACCATTGCCGGTGAGCAGGAGATTGTACGCTTGGCCCAGCAGCAGGCAGACGATATTCGCGATCGTGCTCAACAGTATGAGCGTGAGACGCGCTATGCAGCAGAGGACTATGCTGAGCAGGTCTTTACGCACCTAGAAGAAAACCTTAAGTCACTGACTGGCACCGTTGCACGTTGCCGTCAGCAGCTTAACGAAGGTGCAAATCGGCAACAGAATGGCGCTTGGTAG
- the rpmF gene encoding 50S ribosomal protein L32 — MPVPKQKKGRAKTHSRRSANMKISAPAQSTCPRCGEVKLPHHVCPNCGFYKDREVIVTE, encoded by the coding sequence ATGCCAGTACCTAAGCAAAAAAAGGGCCGCGCGAAGACGCATTCCCGTCGTTCCGCAAACATGAAGATTTCCGCCCCAGCACAGTCCACGTGCCCTCGCTGTGGTGAGGTTAAGTTGCCGCATCACGTATGCCCTAACTGCGGTTTCTATAAAGACCGTGAGGTCATCGTTACTGAGTAG
- a CDS encoding acyl carrier protein translates to MDQQDLLSRVADVAADVLGIESAEITEETTFDDLDANSLDRIQLVTAIEDEFDIEFPDEALEDLVSVGDALAAIESALEA, encoded by the coding sequence ATGGATCAACAGGATTTGCTGTCCCGTGTGGCAGATGTTGCAGCTGATGTTTTGGGCATAGAGAGCGCAGAAATCACAGAAGAAACCACCTTTGATGACCTCGATGCAAATTCACTCGACCGTATTCAGCTCGTTACTGCCATAGAAGATGAATTTGATATTGAATTTCCTGATGAAGCACTTGAAGATTTAGTATCGGTGGGCGATGCGCTTGCCGCTATTGAATCTGCACTGGAGGCGTAG
- the coaD gene encoding pantetheine-phosphate adenylyltransferase, producing the protein MKTVIEHALVPGTFDPITYGHIDVVRRARRIFSKVTVAVAESLGKNGGTTFSLSERVEMAQRALKDLDGVKVKPFCGLLVDFAHEEQAGAVVKGLRAMTDFEYELQQADLNFRLDEGLESIFVMSSPNYGYLSSSVVRQIASFGGDVTEFVPPVVAEALARRFAS; encoded by the coding sequence GTGAAAACAGTTATTGAACATGCGCTTGTTCCGGGCACCTTTGACCCCATCACCTACGGGCATATTGATGTTGTTCGCCGCGCACGGCGCATCTTCTCAAAGGTTACTGTTGCGGTTGCTGAGTCGCTGGGCAAAAATGGTGGCACAACTTTCAGTCTTTCTGAGCGTGTTGAAATGGCACAGCGAGCACTCAAAGATTTAGATGGTGTTAAGGTAAAGCCGTTTTGTGGCTTGCTGGTTGATTTTGCGCATGAGGAGCAGGCAGGAGCTGTTGTTAAGGGTCTTAGAGCTATGACAGACTTTGAATATGAACTTCAACAGGCAGATCTTAACTTTCGTCTTGATGAGGGTCTTGAGTCAATTTTTGTCATGAGTAGTCCAAATTACGGGTATTTATCTTCCTCGGTTGTGCGCCAGATTGCTTCATTTGGAGGGGATGTGACAGAATTTGTTCCTCCCGTTGTAGCTGAAGCCCTCGCACGTCGGTTTGCTTCATAG
- the rsmD gene encoding 16S rRNA (guanine(966)-N(2))-methyltransferase RsmD, which produces MRVIAGEWRGRKLFEPKGRDTVRPTTDRVREAIASMLEAARDAGIEGSRVLDAFAGSGALGIEMLSRGASFVQFFDCNKHSIALIQKNLDSLPGAAVHSRVQLGDVLAQRWHVQQMQPFDMVLIDPPYALGPEPAERLIAQLISAKMLAPGALILVERAQQSPAPKLSECSLYKEKRYGSSAVNIYRFDTMSALQN; this is translated from the coding sequence ATGAGGGTTATTGCAGGAGAATGGCGTGGACGCAAGTTGTTTGAGCCCAAGGGGCGAGATACAGTGCGCCCTACTACTGACAGAGTGCGTGAAGCCATTGCGTCTATGCTTGAGGCTGCACGTGATGCCGGTATAGAAGGTTCTCGGGTGCTAGATGCCTTTGCGGGTTCAGGGGCCCTAGGGATAGAAATGCTTTCGCGCGGGGCGAGCTTTGTACAGTTTTTTGATTGCAATAAGCACTCAATAGCTCTGATTCAAAAAAATCTTGATAGCCTACCTGGAGCAGCTGTGCACTCACGGGTACAGCTTGGTGACGTATTGGCTCAGCGTTGGCATGTGCAGCAGATGCAGCCCTTTGATATGGTGCTCATTGACCCGCCCTATGCGCTTGGACCTGAGCCCGCTGAGCGCCTCATAGCACAGCTCATATCTGCAAAGATGTTAGCGCCGGGCGCACTTATTCTGGTTGAACGTGCGCAACAATCACCAGCACCTAAGCTTTCTGAGTGCAGTCTTTACAAAGAAAAGCGCTATGGTTCAAGCGCTGTTAATATATATCGCTTCGATACCATGTCTGCACTGCAAAACTGA